The genomic window CCGCTTCGTCGTATTCAAAATGCTGTATTATGTCATTTCTGTTAGGAGACTGATGATAGGCGTTGGTCTGAATGAGCCGGCCCAAACCGTCGAAATACTGGACGGTCACTAATTTTTCCCCATCCGTAAGTGAGCCGATATTAGAAGTGTCATCTTCTTTTATAAGCAGATCGGTCTGTTTGATGTAATTATAATCCGGACTCTGACCTAAAGTCGAAATAAAACAAAGCATCATCAGGGTGCAAAACGAGAACCTGGCTATCTGGTTGATCTGGGTCGCACTATGATTGGTTTTCATCAGCTTGTATCTTTCAGGATTCATTCATTTAATGAAGGCACATAAGTTTGATGACTTTGATCACGGAGATTGTCTCCCCCGATGCGTAAAACCTGCAATAATAGTTGCCGGTATGTAATTCTTTTCCATTAAAATCCAGGAAATGGTTTCCTGCCGATTGATTGGGGAAATCATACTTTCTGATTATGTTCCCTTTCATATCCAGTATTTCAATGTACACATTGCAAGCCTGAGGCAACGAATAAATGATCTGAGTGATTTCGCCGAAAGGATTAGGGTAGGAATAAAGGGTGAAATCATCATTAATGGACGGATGCATATCCGAAGCTGGGAAAAAAATAGTATCAGCTTCATTTCGCTTTAGTTCGGTGACACTATCCTGTTCAGGCGCCAGCTTAACGATAAATAAATCTTCCTGTCCTCTGGAATTAAGTGTAAATTGATCCAATACAATTTTGTCATGAAATGTTCCGCAGAAATAAATCTCATCCGGCTGAGTCATGACGGCTGAAAGGATTATTGGATTAAAGTTCGTGGATGTTTCAAGGATATCAGCAATATTTCCCAGCATCTCATAATTGGCAAGTGTAACGCTTTTGTTTCCCCCCAGAATTTTCAGGTCAGAAGCCATCATAATTTTTTGTCCAACCGGTATCCAGGCATCGAAAACAAAATCATTATTAATATCACCATGTTTTGTAAAACTTTGTAAAATACCATTCTTATTGAACTTCAGATGAAAGATATCATCACCTCCATCGGCGCTCAGGATTGTCTTATTTTCATGACGCAGATTTTCCTTAAATTCACCGGTCATGATCATTTTATCATTACCACCCAGGGTAAGGCACTTCGCGTTATCATCAAGGATACTTCCAGCTGTCTTAAACCAAAGCAGATCACCAAGGAGGTTGTACCTGGCAATAAAAACATCTTTTCCCCCAAATGAATTGACAGCATTTTGCGTACTGTCCGGAATTACGGTACCACTGAAGGTTCCGATGACATAGCATGAGTTATTATTATCCATCAACACATCTTTCACCTGACTGATTTCCGGACCAGGGATCAGTTCTATCCATAGGAGCGCACCCCAGGGACTCCATTTCGCAAGAAATCCATCATATTCACCCTGGGATTGGATAATACCGGTGTTTTGCAAAGGGAACTCCAGAGTGTTGGCAAAGAATCCTCCACAGATCAGATTTCCATAAGTGTCACTAGTTATGGTCACGCAATGCTCGCTGTCCAGCCCGGATATTTGTCGCAACCATAACAGGTTGCCTAGGGAATCATATTTCGCTATAAAACTATCAATATAATCTTTGGCTTTAAGGAAGGTGGTCCCGAAATGGATCGTATCCTCAAAGATGCCGGACAGGAAAACTTCCCCATTTGCATTCACCGTGATGTCAGAAGGTGCATCTGTTCCTTTGCCACCCAGGTGTTTCCTCCATAAAAGCTGACCATCCTGATTGATTTTACCAAATACAATATCCTCATAGCCAAGGCTGGTGATCGTATCGGTTGTTTGATTGATGCAGGCAGTATTTTCTATGGTTCCCGCAAAATAGATGTTCCCGGTAAGATCGGCCATGAGTTTCATTCCCCGGTCATCTCCCTGGCCTCCGACTT from Bacteroidales bacterium includes these protein-coding regions:
- a CDS encoding DUF6443 domain-containing protein, whose translation is MKTNHSATQINQIARFSFCTLMMLCFISTLGQSPDYNYIKQTDLLIKEDDTSNIGSLTDGEKLVTVQYFDGLGRLIQTNAYHQSPNRNDIIQHFEYDEA
- a CDS encoding T9SS type A sorting domain-containing protein; amino-acid sequence: MNRNYLFFIILLLSISGLSPSFAQVLSPHWAFQVGGQGDDRGMKLMADLTGNIYFAGTIENTACINQTTDTITSLGYEDIVFGKINQDGQLLWRKHLGGKGTDAPSDITVNANGEVFLSGIFEDTIHFGTTFLKAKDYIDSFIAKYDSLGNLLWLRQISGLDSEHCVTITSDTYGNLICGGFFANTLEFPLQNTGIIQSQGEYDGFLAKWSPWGALLWIELIPGPEISQVKDVLMDNNNSCYVIGTFSGTVIPDSTQNAVNSFGGKDVFIARYNLLGDLLWFKTAGSILDDNAKCLTLGGNDKMIMTGEFKENLRHENKTILSADGGDDIFHLKFNKNGILQSFTKHGDINNDFVFDAWIPVGQKIMMASDLKILGGNKSVTLANYEMLGNIADILETSTNFNPIILSAVMTQPDEIYFCGTFHDKIVLDQFTLNSRGQEDLFIVKLAPEQDSVTELKRNEADTIFFPASDMHPSINDDFTLYSYPNPFGEITQIIYSLPQACNVYIEILDMKGNIIRKYDFPNQSAGNHFLDFNGKELHTGNYYCRFYASGETISVIKVIKLMCLH